In a single window of the Rhizoctonia solani chromosome 16, complete sequence genome:
- a CDS encoding TBP associated factor (Mot1), with the protein MTSRLDRLLLLLDNGSSPSIRHTAARQIGQLAAKSLPRDAPVAATVQIKVEAGVEELKSTSADVCYGRASEDWSEALSVVGMLLPYLRSKSSETRSAAALALSHICSFLPLWSPSPSNGPTDPMDVDTSEPPTFPSFDLPSLLSHGKLLLASEGKEYAAPSHPADLARARKDAMSRLGLDFLQDVGGGDDMDWERELAAGETKSEATSEPARPSPTPPAPIPAPAPVAAPVPVPTPAQAPAPVSAPSPAPIPEEDLSGLSARERNRLKRKRKPGNGAFVTAANSAPPTGNGQSEASGGKRWPQPQRVHSISKAPAHVSPTPTPSTTASKLPDDSKVIIDPSKGGQVTAKQEATSATVIKANEGEWVWGGIVRVLELDLFSPMWEVRHGAAMALREIVKVQGGAGGMKVDLPCHENALLHEAWCNALAAKFLAVFVLDRFGDFVSDQVVAPVRETVSQSLAALLLHMPRRSVLHVHSILLQMIGQGGSKPSQDEKPAKTRINESKHATPGVVWEVRHAGLLGLKYEVAVRRDLVDTSREDARDILQGVVDAALIGLEDNDDDVRSVAASCLVPIAVEIVARLPDAVPGVLGVLWASLQDMKDDLGSSVGAVMDLLGALVSLPSVIEILSDPTRSRPLSTLAPTLYPFFRHTIPGVRLAVVNTLRTFLGSCGRSSIAKLENLKLEEGIAKSDPDSQVKIENGADPVALSRDWITRPVFELLFQNLILEEKDDIRRATLQVWNVAVAIVSENANPDPNEGGLPYLVHEVVYNWLCLLATVVGEPLNPAYFFHPARKGDEGHNVDKNAMQQDLSLLGLDVVYRGRLEAAKAIGTLIAAWPVDLHHHTFGELLIHFINSTSAYQRFIAATIVQEWALAQPTINGTPLAKASPLAGQCSTYLLAFLEKDFPASYHEMLVHLRGLAVDCRTLLNSFADDAKVPASKIPTMPDRLDPEGAEEGTFTLAYVQRFVGEIFDGLKTSIPRGKKKEIAGLEEKKSRIVFSIERYGVVKGQWDTRVFAAVAATLIFLRVHPAKLNPLVRSIMNGVKFEDNLDIQIRSANAVATFVSDCTTPSTGLVVMPAEKIVKNLCAFVCQDTEVTPVFSQSRRVLSGVLTVKSMSAKVSQTHGRSKDEGAAELPEMTKARVIKRGAQLALTRLGQLFGAELFTRLKQMWDSMVGGLMYAFGEGSDGDKKIEKSDEAGQQAIDSLTVLHVVVPSLDESLHDRVAELFPVVARSLRSKFALVRQAAARSLATLCNTVTTKGMRFVVEHVLPYLGDTTILENRQGSMELIYHIVQKLDMKVLPYVLFLIVPVLGRMSDNDNDCRYVASNTFASLVRMVPLEAGLPDPPGFSQELLAKRETEREFLTQLLDGSKVTPYEIPIKLNVELRKYQQEGINWLAFLAKYQLHGILCDDMGLGKTLQSIVILASKHHERAERYRETRSPDSVHIPSLIICPTTLTGHWYAEIVKYTNNLKALRYVGTSRERQRLVDQIPRHDVVIASYDSVRNDIANLTQFNWHYCILDEGHQIKNGRTKITQAVKMINAHHRLLLSGTPIQNNVLELWSLFDFLMPGFLGTEQQFNQRFGKPILANKDAKAPAKTREAATLALEALHKQVLPFLLRRLKEQVLNDLPPKIIQDHYCELSEMQKHLYDAFSQSQAGDMTQGMVKANGSANANQQHVFQSLQYLRKLCNHPTLVVKDASDEAALIGRFAIKGETNAKGIRDIRHAPKLLALRQLLNDCGIGAAFSEDGETLKSGEDTDPISSQHRVLIFCQMRQMLDIIEEDLFRPLMPSVTYMRLDGSTPANQRHGVVQTFNSDPSIDCLLLTTSVGGLGLTLTGADTVIFVEHDWNPMKDLQAMDRAHRLGQKKVVNVYRLITKGTLEEKIMGLQRFKLNIANSVITQQNSGLASMDTDQVLDLFKRTTEEEDAAAAAKKREEKKAAAGGPISQKHILEGLEDLPGEDEYSNLGLDNFMDSLKQR; encoded by the exons ATGACCTCGCG CCTCGACCGGTTGTTGCTCCTACTCGACAATGGCTCGTCCCCTTCAATAAGGCATACCGCTGCACGCCAAATAGGCCAGCTTGCCGCCAAGTCACTTCCTCGTGATGCTCCTGTTGCAGCAACTGTTCAGATCAAGGTGGAGGCCGGAGTTGAAGAGCTGAAATCGACCTCAGCGGATGTATGTTATGGACGTGCTTCAGAAGATTGGTCCGAGGCTCTTTCTGTTGTTGGAATG CTTCTACCATACCTGCGTTCAAAATCATCTGAAACTCGGTCAGCCGCCGCCTTGGCGCTCTCACACATTtgttcttttcttcctcTATGGTCTCCATCGCCTTCAAACGGCCCGACAGATCCTATGGATGTGGACACATCTGAGCCACCTACATTTCCGTCTTTTGATCTCCCTTCCCTCTTGTCACACGGGAAACTTTTACTTGCTTCTGAAGGCAAAGAGTATGCCGCTCCCTCCCATCCTGCCGATCTCGCTCGCGCGCGCAAGGATGCCATGTCTCGCCTTGGGCTAGACTTTCTGCAAGATGTAGGAGGCGGAGACGACATGGACTGGGAGCGAGAATTAGCTGCTGGCGAAACAAAGTCTGAAGCCACGAGTGAGCCGGCAAGACCGTCACCTACACCCCCGGCGCCTATTCCAGCACCTGCACCCGTTGCTGCTCCAGTACCAGTGCCAACGCCAGCACAGGCACCAGCGCCCGTATCTGCTCCATCACCAGCACCCataccagaagaagatttaAGCGGGCTATCGGCAAGAGAACGTAACAGATTGAAGCGTAAACGCAAGCCAGGAAACGGTGCGTTTGTTACCGCCGCCAACTCGGCCCCTCCTACAGGGAATGGGCAATCGGAAGCCAGTGGTGGAAA ACGAtggccccaaccccaacgtGTTCACTCTATCTCTAAAGCACCTGCCCACGTCTCCCCAACTCCCACTCCATCGACGACTGCTAGCAAACTCCCGGATGACAGCAAAGTTATTATTGACCCTTCCAAAGGTGGCCAAGTAACCGCCAAGCAAGAAGCTACAAGTGCAACTGTAATCAAGGCAAATGAGGGAGAGTGGGTATGGGGCGGAATTGTGCGCGTGTTGGAATTGGATTTGTTCAGCCCAATGTGGGAAGTGAGACACGGGGCAGCAATGGCTTTGCGGGAAATCGTCAAGGTGCAAGGCGGAGCGGGTGGAATGAAAG TTGACTTGCCTTGTCACGAAAATGCATTGCTACACGAAGCCTGGTGCAATGCACTTGCTGCCAAGTTTCTGGCCGTCTTTGTTCTCGATCGATTTGGAGATTTTGTCAGTGATCAG GTTGTTGCGCCAGTCCGAGAAACTGTATCCCAATCTCTTGCGGCTCTCCTCTTGCATATGCCCCGCCGTTCTGTCCTCCATGTCCATTCGATTTTGCTTCAGATGATTGGACAGGGTGGTTCAAAGCCCAGCCAGGATGAGAAACCCGCCAAGACTAGAATAAATGAATCCAAACACGCTACCCCAGGCGTAGTATGGGAGGTCAGGCATGCAGGGTTGCTAGGACTCAAGTATGAAGTCGCCGTGCGGCGTGATCTAGTCGATACATCGCGGGAAGATGCTAGGGATATTTTGCAAGGAGTGGTTGACGCCGCCCTCATCGG GCTCGAGGACAACGATGACGACGTCCGTTCGGTAGCCGCATCATGTCTAGTTCCAATCGCAGTGGAGATCGTCGCCCGTTTACCTGATGCTGTACCGGGCGTACTTGGAGTCCTATGGGCATCCTTGCAAGACATGAAAGACGATTTGGGGTCAAGTGTAGGTGCGGTTATGGATTTGCTGG GTGCTCTGGTCTCTCTTCCAAGCGTCATCGAAATTCTATCTGATCCGACCCGCTCTCGTCCGCTCTCAACTCTTGCACCAACCCTCTATCCGTTTTTCAGACACACAATCCCTGGCGTCCGCCTTGCAGTTGTCAACACACTGCGTACCTTTCTGGGCTCATGCGGCAGGTCATCCATTGCTAAACTTGAAAATCTTAAGCTTGAAGAAGGAATCGCTAAATCTGATCCCGATTCTCAAGTTAAAATCGAAAATGGGGCCGATCCCGTAGCTCTCTCCCGCGATTGGATTACCCGGCCCGTATTTGAGCTTCTATTCCAGAATCTCATACTTGAAGAAAAAGATGATATTCGGCGTGCAACATTACAGGTATGGAATGTTGCGGTCGCAATCGTGAGCGAGAACGCGAACCCAGATCCCAACGAAGGTGGATTACCCTATCTTGTCCATGAAGTGGTATACAACTGGCTGTGCTTGCTGGCTACTGTAGTTGGCGAACCACTCAATCCTGCTTACTTCTTCCACCCTGCACGGAAGGGCGATGAAGGGCATAACGTCGATAAGAATGCAATGCAGCAAGATTTGAGTCTGCTAGGGTTGGACGTTGTATATCGTGGACGACTAGAGGCTGCCAAGGCAATAGGTACGCTAATAGCGGCCTGGCCCGTTGAT CTTCATCATCATACGTTTGGCGAGCTCCTAATTCATTTTATCAATTCTACCAGTGCCTACCAGCGTTTCATTGCTGCAACAATCGTTCAGGAATGGGCACTCGCTCAACCAACTATCAATGGAACTCCTCTAGCCAAGGCTTCTCCTCTTGCAGGACAATGCTCGACATATCTTCTTGCCTTCCTAGAAAAGGATTTCCCTGCCTCCTATCATGAGATGCTCGTACACCTTCGTGGACTCGCGGTCGACTGCCGTACGTTGCTTAATTCCTTCGCCGACGATGCCAAGGTACCAGCCTCCAAAATTCCCACAATGCCCGACCGACTCGACCCCGAGGGGGCTGAAGAAGGGACGTTTACCCTCGCGTATGTTCAACGCTTTGTCGGAGAAATATTCGACGGGCTCAAAACGAGTATCCCTCGCgggaaaaagaaagaaatTGCGGGACTGGAAGAAAAGAAGTCGAGGATTGTGTTTAGCATTGAGCGGTACGGTGTCGTCAAAGGCCAATGGGATACAAGAGTGTTTGCGGCAGTAGCAGCCACATTGATCTTTTTGCGGGTACATCCTGCCAAACTGAACCCCCTTGTGAGGAGCATCATGAATGGAGTCAAG TTCGAGGATAACCTGGACATTCAAATCCGCTCCGCCAACGCCGTTGCTACATTTGTTTCGGACTGCACGACTCCCTCGACTGGCCTGGTTGTAATGCCAGCCGAGAAAATCGTCAAGAACCTGTGCGCGTTTGTGTGCCAAGATACCGAAGTTACACCTGTGTTCTCTCAATCGCGCCGGGTACTATCCGGTGTCCTCACCGTCAAATCGATGTCTGCCAAGGTATCCCAAACCCACGGTCGCAGCAAGGATGAAGGAGCGGCCGAACTACCGGAGATGACCAAAGCACGAGTTATCAAGCGTGGTGCGCAGCTAGCACTCACTCGTCTCGGACAGCTCTTCGGTGCCGAACTTTTCACCCGTCTGAAGCAAATGTGGGATTCGATGGTTGGCGGACTGATGTATGCGTTTGGAGAAG GATCGGACGGAGACAAGAAGATTGAGAAATCTGACGAAGCAGGGCAGCAGGCTATCGATAGTCTCACCGTTCTTCATGTCGTCGTCCCGAGTTTGGATGAATCTTTGCATGACAGAGTTGCCGAGCTCTTCCCGGTAGTTGCCCGTTCGCTCCGTAGCAAATTCGCGCTTGTAAGGCAGGCCGCGGCTCGCTCGCTCGCTACGCTGTGTAATACCGTCACAACCAAGGGTATGCGATTTGTCGTTGAGCATGTATTACCCTATTTGGGCGACACAACCATTTTGGAGAACAGACAGGGCTCAATGGAGCTGATCTACC ACATTGTACAAAAGCTCGATATGAAAGTTCTTCCTTATGTGCTGTTCCTCATTGTGCCTGTGCTTGGGCGAATGAGTGACAATGACAATGACTGTCGTTATGTTGCATCAAATACTTTCGCTTCGTTGGTGCGAATGGTACCCCTAGAG GCCGGTTTGCCAGACCCACCGGGCTTCTCCCAAGAGTTGCTAGCCAAGCGAGAGACTGAGCGAGAATTCTTGACTCAACTCCTCGATGGCTCCAAAGTCACACCATATGAAATACCTATCAAGCTTAACGTTGAGCTGCGCAAGTATCAACAAGAGGGTATCAACTGGCTTGCATTCCTCGCCAAGTACCAATTACATGGCATTTTATGTGACG ACATGGGCTTGGGTAAAACGCTTCAGTCTATTGTTATCCTCGCCAGCAAGCACCACGAACGAGCGGAACGGTACCGGGAAACGCGATCCCCAGATTCCGTACACATACCGTCACTCATCATCTGCCCCACGACACTTACGGGCCATTGGTATGCCGAGATTGTCAAGTACACAAACAACTTGAAGGCACTTCGCTACGTGGGGACGAGCCGCGAGCGCCAAAGATTGGTCGATCAGATACCACGTCATGATGTGGTGATTGCTTCTTACGATTCGGTACGCAATGATATCGCAAACCTCACGCAGTTCAACTGGCACTACTGCATCTTGGACGAGGGTCATCAAATCAAGAACGGTAGGACCAAAATTACACAGGCTGTCAAGATGATCAACGCCCACCACCGGTTACTACTCTCCGGGACACCCATCCAAAACAACGTCCTGGAATTATGGAGTCTTTTTGACTTTTTAATGCCAGGGTTCCTTGGGACGGAACAGCAGTTCAACCAACGGTTCGGTAAGCCTATCCTAGCAAACAAGGACGCAAAGGCTCCGGCAAAGACCCGAGAAGCAG CAACTCTGGCTCTGGAAGCACTACACAAACAAGTGCTGCCTTTCCTACTTCGCCGGCTCAAGGAACAGGTACTCAATGATCTACCTCCGAAAATTATCCAAGATCACTACTGTGAACTGTCTGAAATGCAAAAGCACTTATATGATGCATTTTCCCAGTCTCAGGCTGGGGACATGACTCAAGGCATGGTCAAAGCTAACGGTTCAGCCAATGCCAACCAGCAGCATGTGTTCCAATCACTGCAGTACCTACGAAAACTGTGTAACCATCCTACTTTGGTAGTCAAGGACGCCTCCGATGAAGCAGCACTTATTGGCCGCTTCGCAATCAAAGGGGAAACGAATGCCAAGGGAATACGCGATATACGACATGCACCCAAGCTACTCGCTCTAAG ACAACTGTTGAACGATTGTGGTATAGGTGCTGCATTCAGCGAAGACGGCGAAACTCTTAAATCTGGAGAAGATACTGACCCAATCTCTTCGCAACACCGAGTCCTCATATTCTGTCAGATGCGACAAATGTTAGACATTATTGAAGAAGACCTTTTCCGACCACTCATGCCTAGCGTCACCTATATGAGGTTGGATGGGTCTACCCCAGCTAACCAGCGCCATGGGGTTGTCCAAACATTCAATTCGGATCCCAGTATTGACTGCTTGCTCCTCACCACTAGCGTTGGTGGACTTGGACTTACCCTTACTGGCGCCGACACGGTAATATTTGTGGAACACGACTGGAATCCAATGAAAGATCTTCAAGCTATGGATCGCGCTCACAGGCTAGGGCAGAAAAAGGTAGTTAATGTGTACCGGTTGATCACCAAGGGAACCTTGGAGGAGAAGATAATGGG TTTACAACGATTCAAATTGAATATTGCCAACTCAGTGATCACCCAGCAGAATTCGGGACTTGCCTCGATGGACACTGATCAAGTACTTGACTTATTCAAGCGCACCACGGAAGAAGAAGACGCAGCGGCAGCAGCGAAGAAACGGGAGGAAAAGAAAGCCGCTGCTGGAGGCCCTATTTCGCAGAAGCATATTCTCGAGGGCCTCGAAGATCTTCCTGGCGAAGATGAATACTCGAATCTCGGTCTAGATAATTTTATGGACTCCCTTAAGCAGCGCTAA
- a CDS encoding GDP-fucose transporter 1 translates to MTGPGAPPSATKAQIAAVVSFYMVAALVMVFVNKLVLNAAPELPVLFLFNQMLIAVILLHLSALLSPNGLGQRGRAGMEHIMPPGRGCVIFSDSHDAPARFEIQIARGLVLPLTIAVAAIHGRKTPSLLVLVAATLVTGGFLIGITHSATITAATSQSGLLYGVLSALAIAVHAVLIGAALPKVHGSALELAYWTNAGTAVLLMPVLLLTGEAQKLWSVSKHGHMGQLNSRA, encoded by the exons ATGACAGGCCCTGGCGCCCCGCCCTCCGCCACCAAAGCCCAGATTGCGGCCGTAGTCTCATTTTATATGGTTGCAGCACTTGTC ATGGTGTTTGTGAATAAGCTTGTGTTGAACGCAGCACCAGAGCTGCCCGTTCTATTCTTGTTCAATCAAATGCTTATCGCAGTGATACTCCTCCATCTCTCCGCGTTACTATCTCCCAA TGGTCTCGGTCAACGCGGTAGGGCTGGTATGGAACACATTATGCCTCCGGGCCGTGGATGCGTCATATTTTCAG ACTCACACGACGCCCCTGCGCGTTTTGAAATCCAGATCGCCCGAGGGCTAGTACTTCCCCTGACCATTGCGGTTGCGGCCATTCACGGGCGGAAGACACCTTCTCTTTTGGTACTTGTAGCAGCAACCCTCGTTACAGGCGGGTTCTTGATTGGCATTACTCATTCTGCTACCATCACTGCTGCGACCTCGCAGTCCGGTCTCCTCTATGGGGTACTTTCTGCCCTTGCTATAGCTGTCCATGCAGTTCTCATTGGTGCAGCCTTGCCCAAGGTTCATGGATCGGCCTTGGAGCTCGCATACTGGACTAATGCAGGAACTGCGGTGCTCCTCATGCCGGTTTTATTACTTACCGGAGAAGCCCAGAAGCTGTGGTCAGTGTCCAAGCATGGGCATATGGGTCAGCTCAACAGCCGAGCATAA
- a CDS encoding U6 snRNA-associated Sm-like protein LSm3: MADVAGSGAVQEPFDLIRLSLSERVYVKLRGDRELTGVLHAYDGHMNLIMSDVEESIMIVENPENPENPNVKVAKRNVEMLFVRGDGVILVSPGSR, translated from the exons ATGGCCGACGTTGCGGGTTCCGGGGCAGTACAAGAGCCGTTTGATCTTATCAGACTATCTTTGAGCGAGAGAGTCTATGTAAAACTAAGGGGTGATAGGGAGCTCACTGGGGTCTTGCAC GCGTACGATGGTCATATGAACTTGATTATGAGTGATGTGGAGGAGTCTATAATGATCGTAGAGAATCCTGAAAACCCGGAAAACCCTAATGTAAAG GTGGCAAAAAGGAACGTAGAAATGCTTTTTGTCCGAGGAGATGGCGTTATTTTG GTATC
- a CDS encoding carbohydrate esterase family 12 protein, producing the protein MAANALDSIMLFGDSLTQGGWEPGGFAQRLAYVYARKLDVINRGLSGYNTEWAIPVFKECFAKSDVQSSVPKVKLLVIWFGANDACLEQSPQHVPLPKFKENLNQLIDVPTSSSSPWYSPTTRIILITAPPINSTQRGKELASRDPPIAPDRTHETTKSYAQAVIDVGSSRGIPVIDLWTALWKEAGEVEQGLEPLLPDGLHCNEKSYAILYELLIETIVKHYPELHFDKLPKVYPAWDQIDWKNPGPSIRSHRIDV; encoded by the exons ATGGCGGCCAATGCACTCGACTCTATCATGCTTTTTGGAGACTCCCTCACACAAGGGGGTTGGGAACCTG GAGGATTCGCCCAACGATTAGCCTATGTCTATGCTCGTAAATTAGACGTGATCAATAGAGGACTTTCAGGTTACAACACTGAATGGGCAATACCTGTATTTAAGGAG TGTTTTGCCAAGTCAGACGTCCAATCATCTGTCCCAAAAGTCAAACTCTTAGTAATCTGGTTTG GTGCCAATGATGCGTGTCTTGAGCAGAGTCCACAACAT GTTCCGCTGCCTAAATTCAAAGAGAACCTCAATCAACTAATTGATGTACCGACTTCTTCATCTTCCCCTTGGTATTCTCCAACAACCCGCATCATACTAATCACGGCCCCTCCGATCAACTCAACGCAGCGAGGCAAAGAACTAGCGTCAAGAGATCCCCCCATTGCTCCTGATCGCACACACGAAACGACCAAGTCATATGCACAGGCAGTTATTGATGTCGGAAGCAGTCGTGGAATTCCTGTTATTGACCTGTGGACGGCTTTGTGGAAGGAGGCTGGGGAAGTCGAACAAGGACTGGAGCCACTCTTGCCCGACGGCCTGCATTGCAATGAGAAATCCTACGCA ATTTTGTATGAACTACTCATTGAAACAATTGTGAAACATTACCCAGAGCTACACTTTGATAAGCTCCCAAAAGTTTATCCTGC CTGGGACCAAATCGACTGGAAAAATCCAGGTCCGAGTATAAGGTCTCATCGCATCGATGTCTGA
- a CDS encoding O-FucT domain protein has translation MTTSSEDDSKSPRSLDSLLRPGQLSNPIQSKQMFSLTRVCSGARLGRLCATLVVFGITLMGTLYIGFTIQDSPSSTGISVRSGTHLQNALGNNSEFLINHTATSRFQDNLSKLPEHKFITAWPSSGWTNDVISAIYLIYIASLTGRIPIIPPFTPSHVGSISEVGPLEFGDVFDVSRLANELGMHILEWREVKNSALDTHLAKGSIQSEVEKIGCWSTWALSSFSNGQPRYSDVPGLYNLDISYTPVPDSFTLSGGSKKGQYYLSLWSLASLAYRATREWAYGVQSSRTLPLTSGTGERIAPGEKLLCFDLLYYIGLANEEEWWKDYAPYWPKIGVHLHWTSQLLELAQGYLRRHFKVKDGEPIPPFISVHVRRADFAGWCPSNMSREACFATPDDYAKRVREVQASLRLQSTPIDVRSVLVTSDERDPGWWEEMAEFGPEWGWVDHKAEGTVEKYGKWYPVVLDAVFQSLGTGFVGTDRSTMSLLSQRRVESWNNGVASLVKWGSPNADAH, from the exons ATGACGACTTCGAGCGAGGACGACAGCAAGAGCCCTCGATCACTTGATTCTCTACTTCGGCCTGGACAGCTATCAAACCCCATCCAATCAAAACAAATGTTCTCTCTAACAAGAGTGTGTTCTGGAGCCCGCCTAGGACGACTATGCGCCACCTTAGTAGTATTCGGTATTACGCTGATGGGTACGCTGTACATTGGCTTCACTATCCAAGACTCCCCAAGTAGCACGGGTATATCTGTTCGCTCTGGTACACATCTACAAAATGCACTCGGAAATAATTCTGAATTTTTGATAAATCATACTGCAACCTCGAGGTTCCAAG ATAACCTATCAAAGTTACCAGAGCACAAGTTCATTACAGCCTGGCCATCTTCCGGTTGGACTAACGATGTCATTTCTGCAATTTACCTTATCTACATAGCCTCGCTGACAGGTCGAATCCCTATTATTCCACCATTTACCCCCTCTCATGTTGGTTCAATAAGTGAGGTTGGGCCTCTCGAATTTGGAGATGTATTCGATGTCTCTCGTCTGGCAAATGAGCTTGGAATGCATATACTCGAATGGCGTGAGGTGAAGAACTCCGCACTAGATACACATCTAGCAAAAGGTAGCATTCAGTCCGAGGTTGAGAAGATTGGTTGCTGGAGCACATGGGCGTTGAGTTCCTTCTCGAATGGACAACCTCGCTATTCTGATGTCCCAGGATTGTATAATCTTG ATATTTCATATACCCCTGTACCAGATAGCTTCACCTTGTCGGGAGGCTCCAAGAAGGGGCAATATTACTTATCACTCTGGTCTTTGGCTTCACTCGCATACCGGGCTACAAGAGAATGGGCTTATGGAGTACAATCCTCAAGGACGCTTCCACTTACAAGTGGAACAGGTGAACGAATCGCGCCCGGAGAGAAACTCCTGTGCTTTGATTTGCTATATTACATTGGGCTAGCCAACGAAGAAGAG TGGTGGAAGGACTATGCGCCATATTGGCCAAAGATTGGAGTCCACCTACATTGGACTTCGCAGCTTTTGGAACTTGCACAAGGCTACTTACGACGGCATTTCAAAGTCAAAGATGGAGAGCCTATACCACCT TTTATCTCCGTTCATGTTCGGAGAGCGGATTTTGCGGGTTGGTGTCCCTCCAACATGAGCCGCGAAGCATGTtttgctacccctgatgaCTACGCCAAGCGTGTTCGAGAAGTCCAGGCTTCGTTGCGTTTACAGTCAACCCCAATTGATGTTCGATCAGTTCTTGTCACTTCAGACGAGCGAGATCCTGGGTGGTGGGAGGAAATGGCTGAATTTGGGCCCGAGTGGGGATGGGTAGACCACAAGGCCGAGGGAACAGTAGAAAAATATGGAAAATG GTATCCAGTCGTTTTAGACGCAGTATTCCAATCACTAGGTACCGGATTCGTAGGCACAGATCGCAGTACCATGTCCCTCCTTTCTCAGCGCCGGGTCGAGTCCTGGAATAATGGCGTCGCCAGTCTTGTGAAATGGGGGTCTCCTAACGCTGATGCCCATTAA
- a CDS encoding O-FucT domain protein, whose amino-acid sequence MASVRWGPQDSEHTEPFIERISRMEYGDDPELREPKLGRSSRTELWRYCNLTKLAFVWVVLLIAIMILYLLSNSTILKQAEESTLPEHEPEVVHGGPVSGPVVLLSTNATATFRENLVPSVKYVTTFVTAGFTNQFMETASLIYLSILTKRVPVVPAFLAEHFGKATDIIPTPFSDIFDLPYLSGKLGIPIVEWHELKRTVYSTAGGPRPETEKLGCWSTAAGYKSSGPTYSYSSALYGLDISYTPVPSTFSLTHVTDRVLPDQFRKAFPLQSDPNQKLEPDETMLCWDSLYYTGVFEVYPSEDFFNDYSPYWSQVAVHMRWRQHLVELASEYLRRHFGINNKTDSIPPFISVHIRRSDFEGGCGKDVTKDQCFAPIEAYERRVQEVRDRLVARANSINVREVLVTSDEQDPRWWERISALGPEWRWIDHAAEQTGEKYGKWFPLLLDMIFQSMGKGFVGTSRSTMSELARVRVEDWNDGESATVLWGFPGADNH is encoded by the exons ATGGCTTCAGTTCGTTGGGGACCACAGGACTCGGAGCATACCGAGCCTTTTATCGAAAGGATCTCACGAATGGAATATGGGGATGACCCAGAGCTTCGCGAACCAAAACTTGGGCGGTCCTCTCGTACCGAGCTGTGGCGTTATTGCAATCTTACAAAGCTGGCCTTTGTCTGGGTGGTCTTGCTAATTGCGATTATGATACTATACCTACTATCCAACTCTACAATTCTAAAACAGGCTGAAGAAAGTACTCTGCCTGAGCATGAGCCCGAAGTTGTACATGGCGGGCCTGTGTCCGGCCCCGTTGTGCTACTCAGCACCAACGCGACAGCTACCTTTAGGG AGAACCTAGTTCCATCTGTCAAGTACGTGACAACCTTCGTCACCGCAGGATTCACAAACCAGTTTATGGAGACGGCAAGTTTAATATACTTGAGTATCTTAACAAAACGCGTCCCCGTAGTACCTGCTTTTCTGGCCGAACACTTCGGTAAAGCAACAGATATTATCCCGACTCCTTTCAGTGATATATTCGACCTTCCTTACCTTTCCGGCAAACTCGGCATTCCTATAGTTGAGTGGCACGAATTGAAACGAACTGTATACTCTACAGCCGGCGGGCCTCGTCCCGAAACAGAAAAGCTCGGTTGTTGGAGTACGGCCGCCGGGTACAAAAGCTCAGGTCCCACATACTCTTATTCTTCTGCACTCTATGGACTTG ATATATCATACACTCCAGTACCCTCAACATTTAGTCTGACCCACG TCACGGATCGGGTGCTCCCAGATCAATTCCGAAAGGCATTTCCACTACAAAGCGATCCGAATCAGAAGCTAGAGCCAGACGAGACCATGTTATGCTGGGATAGCTTGTACTACACAGGAGTGTTTGAGGTATACCCCAGTGAGGAT TTTTTTAATGATTATTCACCTTATTGGAGCCAGGTTGCTGTACACATGCGGTGGAGGCAGCACTTGGTTGAACTGGCAAGCGAGTACCTCCGCCGCCACTTTGGCATTAACAATAAGACAGATTCCATTCCACCA TTCATTTCGGTCCACATTCGCAGGTCGGACTTCGAGGGGGGTTGTGGCAAGGATGTCACTAAAGACCAATGCTTTGCCCCCATCGAAGCCTACGAACGAAGAGTGCAAGAAGTGAGGGACCGTTTGGTGGCTCGTGCAAATAGCATCAATGTACGGGAAGTTCTCGTCACCTCTGACGAGCAGGATCCAAGGTGGTGGGAGCGCATATCTGCGTTAGGTCCAGAATGGCGGTGGATAGATCATGCCGCTGAACAGACTGGTGAAAAATATGGCAAATG GTTTCCGCTCCTTTTAGATATGATATTTCAATCCATGGGGAAAGGATTCGTAGGAACTTCGAGAAGCACAATGTCTGAACTCGCACGAGTGAGAGTCGAGGATTGGAATGATGGGGAATCAGCAACCGTCCTATGGGGTTTCCCGGGCGCAGACAATCACTGA